The Rheinheimera mangrovi genome contains the following window.
CAAACCAAAAGCATTGTCATGCAAACGATCTTTGACTTCGTTCCATAAGGCAGCACCTTTTAATGAAGTCTCGACCACTTCATCCAGAATGCGTTTGTCTTTCACGCCTTGTAAGCGCAGGCCATAGGCTACGTTTTCATAAATGCTTTTTGGAAATGGGTTAGGCTTCTGAAATACCATACCGACCTGACGGCGCAGCTCTGCCACGTCAATTTTCGGATCATAAATATTCTGGCCGTCCATTAAAATTTGGCCTTCAATACGGCAGATATCTACTAAATCGTTCATCCGATTAAAACAGCGCAGCAATGTGGATTTACCACAGCCTGAAGGGCCGATAAAAGCCGTCACACGTTTTTCCGGGATTGTCATATTGATGCTTTTTAACGCCAGCGAATCACCGTAGTACAGTTTCAGATCATTGACCTGAAGCTTGATTTTTTCATCCGACAGTTTCAATTCGGTCTCTACTGGTGGAGCTGTTAATTTATCTTGATTCATCTTCATTACCATTCTGTGAAATTCTGTGTTTTAAGGCCTGCCTGCGCAGGCCGGATGCTTTCTAATCTGTGTCACTGCGGTATTTTTCACGTAATCTGTTACGCATATAAATAGCCGCCATATTCAGCACCACAATCAATAACACCAACACCAGCGCTGTCGCATAGAGCAGAGGGCGCGATGCTTCGACGTTTGGACTCTGGAAACCCACATCAAACACATGGAAACCTAAGTGCATAATTTTCTGA
Protein-coding sequences here:
- the pstB gene encoding phosphate ABC transporter ATP-binding protein PstB, coding for MNQDKLTAPPVETELKLSDEKIKLQVNDLKLYYGDSLALKSINMTIPEKRVTAFIGPSGCGKSTLLRCFNRMNDLVDICRIEGQILMDGQNIYDPKIDVAELRRQVGMVFQKPNPFPKSIYENVAYGLRLQGVKDKRILDEVVETSLKGAALWNEVKDRLHDNAFGLSGGQQQRLVIARAIAIEPEVLLLDEPASALDPISTLKIEELIYELKDKYTIVIVTHNMQQAARVSDYTAFMYMGDLIEFDATNKMFTNPSQQQTEDYITGRFG